The region ATTTACTACGCTGGATTTGTTACGTTATTTTAAtggctataaaattgaactctCTTGTTCGATAAAGAATCCTACAGGCACGCAATATCAGAATTCAAGTAGCATAAGTGTTAATCTAAAACATGCTAATTTTCATTTCAATCCATACACTCATACCTTTTATcaaaggtgtaggcagagggaAAACTAGTGTTACCACGTGTACATTGAACAAATTTCGGGCACAggttccagactccgggctgatactgagcagtaaaatccaatataactttgcccggcCAAGGAATCGAAcgcaagacctcagcactgcagtcgtattgTAATAGAATTACGTCACCATGGCAGTAATTTAAATACGTTCAACGATTTATGCATCGCTGTTTAATTAGCTAACAATCATCAATactattttttctctactaactatataataaaatttagcgtgttacacactgtcataagttattagtaatataatctaaaatgaatgaatgaatccttttagccgaatttcggccacggcggccaattttAATAGAGATCAGGCAAGTGCGCACGACATTTTTTTCTGttcactctctgttccttcactctcatagtccagtgagacggcaatccgacatgaccagagagacaAATTATTctgaaatatatacataatatatgttttattatatatgtagcAAAGTTCCTTTTCATCTTTACCACCAACCGTCTGACGAATCCACAGAACATCGTAAAATAGCCACAATACAGTTCACACAATATCAAAACCATAACAATAAAGTTACCAATAAACGTTATTGCTTTTGTGCGAGAAATTGTAAGATTTCAGAAACAAAAGTGGGAATGCGAACGATACATTTTATTGTGCTACGatgaaaaattatgtttataatattaggtatgtttctttttatctcgaaagtaaaataaactttgttgTTAGAAGACTGGTCTAAATATATAGGCTACGGATTTATTGTTCCGAATAAAGAATTAACTCAAATCCAGATCTGGACTTCGAGACAGTTGCCAGAAATATGCCGGcctaattatgaatttaaaccAGTTTGTTCCGGAATAAACTCATCGGAACGGACcactagtatttttataaattgtattaaatctCTAAACTCATTCATATTGGTTAATAAATTTCAGTTGTAACACTCTACGTCACAAGTTTAGTAAACGGTCATAGTGAAAGTATTAAGGTAAGTTCTACTTCTATagtatcttttaaaattattactataaataaaattaaaacaataaataaataaaattattataataaatgtagttaAAAAGTCATTCACGTAGTAACTTACAAAGGGTCTTGTTAGACGCATTAGACTATAAACACAgtgataaaatgttttagttatataagcgactttatttaagaaataatcaaatattctcatgtatgtaccttgacttataagcgcaactatgtttgcccgtgtgatgaataaagcattttattttattaattttttaatacttattatgtatacatttaaaaaaaataagaatttccaCAAATATATTGTCTAAAATTTTCAGAACGAAGAAGAGTGTAAAATAGCTGACTTATGTGTTCATGATAAGGTGCCGATGTGTGGGATCGACTCCTGCGGCGAGATGAGAACGTTTATTGATACATGTGATATGCATGAGTTCAATTGCGATAGTAAAAAAGGTAGTAgaaccaataataataataatagtttctctgtaaataaattttcgatACTATAGAATTGGGGTAAAAATCCTGTAATTAGTAAGTTGTAATTTTGACGAAGGATTGTTGATTGCAGTTCGATTTTACCAATAAAACTTGTCTATTTGATAAGCTTTATTGGTAACATAACTTTGACATTGTAGTCACTGTACTGGACatcataatgaaacttaacatctcaagtatCAGGAtagcgaacgcagtggaataccaaacaattctttgtaattcaaagtgttgaatagtgtttctactgttaatgggcggtcgtatcgcttaccaccaggcaaacggcaagctcatctcgtcattcaaggcaataaaaaaacataattctgtgcaagattaaatttaaactgcctcggtggcgtagttttattgcacgtccggtacaatagcgctctgaggtcctgggttcgaatcccg is a window of Manduca sexta isolate Smith_Timp_Sample1 unplaced genomic scaffold, JHU_Msex_v1.0 HiC_scaffold_3684, whole genome shotgun sequence DNA encoding:
- the LOC119193162 gene encoding uncharacterized protein LOC119193162, with translation MFIILVVTLYVTSLVNGHSESIKNEEECKIADLCVHDKVPMCGIDSCGEMRTFIDTCDMHEFNCDSKKDFKQRPIHECWVTCKRGRSFKKPEYRTDCNLNIKLLTDYK